In the Campylobacter sputorum subsp. sputorum genome, TTGCAAAAGTGGATAAATAACCTAAATATAACAGATGAGTTAAAAATAAAAATAGGTGCAAAAATCATATTTACTACAAATAAATGGGGTGAGTTTTTTAATGGTCAAAGAGGCGAGATAGTTGATATCATTAAAAATTACGATACTATAGATTTTGTTAAAGTTTTGATGGAAAATGGAAATACCATAGATATCATTAGGCAAAAATATGATTTAAGTGAATATGCCTTTGATGGTAATGAAATGAAAGAAAATGTAAGAGCCAGTTATTTTCAGTTTCCTTTCAAATTAGCTTATGCTATAACTATACACAAATCACAAGGAATGAGTATAAATAATCTTACTTGTAATCTTGATAAAATTTTTGTCTCAGGACAGCTTTATGTGGCACTTTCTCGCTCTAGTAATCCAAAAAATTTAAAAATAATTTTTAATAGAAGTGAAAACTTTGAAAATTATATTAAAAAAAATGCTACAATAAATTCCGAAGTTGCTAATTTTTATGCAAAAAATAGCTTTATAAATTTATAGGAGTTATTATGAAAGTTTTATTTTGCCTTTTAGTTTTTTTGTCTTTTAGTTTTAGCGAGGGGATAAATATAGAAAATTTTGAAACAAATTTATACTCAAAAGCTGGAAAAAACAACATTAGAAAAGTTTCTTTGAGTGTTGAACTTATAGGAAGAGATCTGATGGAAAATAAAGGTAAAATTTTAGATAGTATAAATGTTATCATAAGTAGCTATTTTGTAGAAGATATAATGACTTCCAAAGGTAAAGAAAACTTTAAAAATATGGTTTTAGAATACGCTAGAAAGCGATATAATGTTGATTTAGAAGCCATGTATATCATAGAATTAAAAACCATAAGCGAGCCAAGTATGGATGAGATAATAGCTGCTATTAGATCAACTGACATTTGTAAAACTATGGAAAATAAACAACCGCATAATCCACCTCAAACTATACAAAATTTAGAACAAAAACCAAATCAAAGCGAATTTTACAATGGCGGTAATAGCACACAAAGTCCAAATTTAAAAGAATATGATATCACCAAAGATCCAAATTTCGGTAAGGATTTTGGAGAAAATTAATTTTTAACTATATCGTAGTTATCTGGAATATTTGGAATAAAATCATTCCTATCTATAGAAATATCTTTTTGTGTATTGCTTAGCTTTATTTCTACAAAATTATCTAATTTATCTTTATATGTGATAACGCTTGGAAGTGAGTTTTGAAATTTAACTTTATAAGTTATTCCATCGTGGATTGCTTGATATTCATCTGCTGATATTTTTTTTGCACTTTTTAAAATTTTAGTTAAATTTGGACTATCTTTTAAGCTTGAAACTATAACTTGCTCTAAATCAGGTTCAACAATCATAACTTTATCATAACCAAAATATATCGTTTTATTTGTTGGTTCTATGTAGTTCCAAACAGCTTTATTATCATCTGTTGCACTAAAGCTTCCTTTATAAATAATCTTTGCTTTACCACTTGTTACTGTTTGTATAAAGTCGCTTTTTAAGCTCATAAAATCAAGATCATTTGCAAAAACCATAGCACAAAATACAAATAAGATAGATATTTTTTTCATTGTAGATGCCTTTTAAATTTGAAGCAAATACTATCATTAAAAATTAAACAATAAATAAAATAAACTATGATAGAATATTAGCTTAAATTTAAAAAAAGGTGTTTATATAATGATTTCAGCAATTAGAAAAGTTTTTGGAACAAAAAATGATAGAGAAGTAAAAAAATATTTTTCAAAGATAAAAGCCATTAATGCTTTAGAATCAAAATATCAAAATTATAGCGATGATGAGCTAAAATCAACTTTTAATGCTTTAAGAGAAGATATAAAAAATGGTAAAAAAACTCAAAATGAAGTTTTAAATGATGTTTTTGCCATAGTTAGAGAATCATCAAAAAGAGTTTTAAATATGAGGCATTTTGATGTTCAACTCATCGGAGGCATGGTTTTAAATGACGGAAAGATTGCTGAGATGAAAACAGGCGAGGGTAAGACTTTGGTGGCTACACTTCCTGTTGTTTTAAATGCAATGAGTGGCAAGGGCGTTCATGTTGTTACTGTAAATGATTATCTTGCCAAAAGAGACGCACAGCAAATGGGTGTTTTATATAACTTTTTGGGGCTTAGTGTTGGTGTTGTATTAAATAGTATTCACGATGACAAAAGTAGGCAAGAAGCTTATGGTGCTGATATAACTTATGGAACAAATAACGAGTTTGGTTTTGATTATCTCCGTGATAATATGAAATTTTCAGCAGATCAAAAAGTCCAAAGAGAACACAATTTTGTAATAGTTGATGAAGTTGATAGTATTTTAATAGATGAAGCAAGAACACCGCTAATAATATCTGGTCCAACAAATAGAACTTTAGATGGATATATAAGGGCAAATGAAGTTGCAAAACAAATGATAAGGGGCGAAGCTCCCAAAACTCCAGAGGAAAAAGCAACTGGGGATTTTACTATAGATGAAAAAAACAAAACCGTAATGATAACAGAAGAAGGCATTACAAAAGCAGAAAAACTTTTTGGGGTAGAAAATCTTTATAGTTTAGATAATGCAATCTTAAGCCATCATTTAGATCAAGCATTAAAAGCTCATAATATATTTCACAAAGATGTTGATTATGTAGTAAGAAACGGGGAAATAGTAATAGTTGATGAATTTACAGGAAGACTTAGTGAGGGGAGGCGTTATAGCGAGGGTCTTCATCAAGCACTAGAAGCAAAAGAGAGTGTTAAAATTCAAGAAGAAAGCCAAACTTTAGCTGATATTACTTTTCAAAATTATTTTAGACTTTATGAAAAACTTTCTGGCATGACAGGAACAGCACAAACCGAAGCTACTGAGTTTTCTCAAATTTATGGATTAGATGTTATATCCATTCCGACAAATGTGCCTGTTATAAGAAAAGATCAAAATGACCTTATTTATAAAACAGAAAGAGAGAAATTTGAAGCAGTTATAAAAGAGATAAGAAGGGCAAATTCAAACGGGCAGCCGGTTTTAGTAGGAACTGCTTCTATTGAAAAAAGTGAAAAACTTCATGAACTTTTGGTTAAAGCGAAAATTCCTCACTCAGTTTTAAATGCTAAAAACCATGAAAAAGAAGCCGAGATTATAATGGATGCAGGTGCAAAAGGTGCTGTAACTATAGCTACAAATATGGCAGGACGCGGTGTTGATATTAAGATAAGTGACGAAATAAAAGCTCTTGGCGGACTTTATATCATAGGAACAGAAAGGCATGAAAGTAGAAGGATAGATAATCAACTTCGAGGTCGTTCCGGTCGTCAAGGTGATCCGGGAGAGAGCAGGTTTTATCTAAGCTTAGAAGATAATTTGCTTAGAATTTTTGGAAGTGATAAGATAAAAAACATCATGGAAAGACTTGGTATCAAAGATGGAGAACATATAGAATCAAAAATGGTTACAAGAGCTGTTGAAAATGCTCAAAAGAAAGTTGAAAGTTTGCATTTTGAGTCAAGAAAACATATATTAGAATATGATGATGTTGCAAATGAACAAAGAAAAACCATATATAGATATAGGAATGAACTTCTTGATGAAAACTATGATTTAAGTGATAAAATAAAATTAAACAGATCAGAGTATATAGCCAATGTTTTAGATAACTTAGAAATTTTCCATGGAAGCATAAAAGATAATTTTGATATAGATGGTGTTGTAAGTATAATAGAAAATGATTGTGGCACACATATACAAAAAGAAGATTTGTTGGGACTTGATTATGATGATTTAGCTCAAAAAATAAATGAAATTTTAGAACAATCTTATGAAGCAAAAATGAGCTTTATTGATATGGAGCAAAGAAAACATATAGAAAAAGTGCTTTATTTGCAAGTTGTTGATACAGCTTGGAGAGAACATTTGTATCAAATGGATGTTCTAAAAACTGGCATAGGTTTGAGAGGATATAATCATAAAGATCCTTTAGTAGAGTATAAAAAAGAGAGTTATAATCTTTTTATGGAGCTTGTTAATAGGCTTAAATTTGATAGCATAAAATCTCTTCAAATAGTTCAGTTTAAAACAAGAGAAGATATAGAAGCAGAAGAAGCATTGAGAAAACTTGAAGAAAAAAATGAAGATATCAAATTTAATAAAGACGAAGAACAGCAAGAAACTAACTCAAAAAGACAGCCAATTGTAAATAAAGAAAGAAAAATTCGCAGAAATGAGCCTTGCCCTTGTGGAAGCGGCAAAAAATATAAAGATTGTTGTGGAAAAAGTGGTCCTAAAAAAGGTCTTTTTGCTTAATGGTAAAATATCTTGTTTTTAAATATTTAAGATTTGATAAAACCCAGCCTTTTATAATGCTTAGTGCATTACTCGCTTTTCTTGGTGTTGCTATAGGGCTTATGGTGTTAATAATAGCAATGGCTATAATGAATGGTTTTGATAAAGAATTTGAGAGAAAACTTTTTACCATGAATTATCCCATAACTATAATTAGCCTTACAAAAGGCGGTATAAATGATGAAAATGTCAATGAGTTAAGAAGTAAATTTACAAATCTCAAATTTAGTCCATATATCACAACTCAAGGTGTTGCAAAATACGGCGATAGACTAGAAGGGGTTGCAGTATTTGGCGTAGATTTCAAATACGAAAAAGATATAAATAAAGTTGTAAATGATGCTATAAAAGATATAAAATTTGACGAATTTGATGCACTTATAGGTAAAGGGCTTAGTGATATGTTTTTATTATCGCAAAATGATAAAATCACGCTAATTTTTACCAAAGCCGATGCTGGTGGATTTTCTATCATGCCAAAGATAAAAAGGTTTGATGTAAAATCAACATTTAGATCAGGTCTTATAGCGTATGATAAAAGCTATGTGTATGTTACAAATCAAGCTTTGCAAAAAGTTTTAGGATATGAAAGTGGAATTTATGATGGAATTCATGTTTATTCAAAAGATCCATTTAATGATATAAAAACTATAAAATCACAACTTCCTCAAAATGCAAGGGCTATAGGTTGGTGGGAGCAAAATGGCAACTTTTTTTCAGCCCTAAAGCTTGAAAAGAGGGCACTTTTTATAGTTTTAATGCTTATAATACTAGTTGCTTCTTTAAACATAATAAGTTCTCTTCTTATGACAGTTATGAATAGAAGGCAAGAAATCGCTCTTCTTTTAGCTCTTGGCGCAAGTAAATCTGAGATAAAAAAAAGCTTTTTTTTTCTTGGTAGTGTAATAGGGGGCGGAGGTATAATCATAGGCGTTTTACTGGGACTTTTTGGAGTTTGGTTGCTTGGAAGTTTTGATATAGTAAATTTGCCAGCAGATGTTTATGGAAGTTCAAAATTACCTATGGAGCTTTCTATTTTGGATTTTGTTATGATAGTTGTTGGAGCCATAATAATAGTAGCTGTTTCATCGTATTATCCTGCAAAAAAAGCAACACAAGTCGATGTTTTGCAAACTCTTAGAAATGAGTAATAAAAGATAAAATAATTTATCATATTAAGATAAAAGTATCTTATTTTCAAGCACTAGAGTAAAATACTTCATTTTTAAAGAGTGATGATAAAAGAAATTATTTAAGATATTTTATAACAAATCGATGCCCCGCCAAGAAACAAAAATATTTTTATACAACTAAAATATAAATAACGATGAATCTGTTGTTTTAGACTAGCAAGGGTTTTTCTATTTTTGTATTTATTTAAGTTTTTTAAATTTTAAAAGTAAAATATATATTTTGGCGGGTAGGGTAGGCTAAAAGTTTATTAATTAGTTTAAAAGCATAAAAAACCACATTGATACTCCTATCATATCACCAATAGAGTGGGCTACAAAAAATGGAACCAAATTTTTAATCCTGCCATATAAAAGATAAAAGATATATCCTAAAACAAATCCTATTACAAAAGCTGTTTCAACTCCTTGATAAGTGTGAAAACTAAATCTAATAATTAAGCTATATAAAAAAGCAAATTTAATATACTCTTTTTTAACAAAAAGGCAAATTCCTAAGAAAAAAATCTCTTCAAAAAAACCATTTATCAAAGCAAACAAAATGATAGACATATCAAATTTAACTAAATTTACAGCATCAGCTTTTAAATTAATAGGCTCCAAAAAACAACTAATTAAAATAAAATATAAATCAAAAATAGTAGCTATAAAAATAAAAATTAAAATACCTTGAAATAGAGCTTTTAGGTTAAATTTAATCCTATTTGTGAAAACACTAAAATCAAATTTCCTAAATTTAAGATAAAAATAAACTAAAACTAGATAGAAAAATTCAGTTAAAATGGCTATATAGTTATCACTTGGTGAAAAACTTAAATTTTCATCTAAACTAACCATTTCATTTGATAGGGCAAAATACTGCAAAGTTGAGCTATAAATCGCGAGAAAAAACATAATAAAAGTGATGATTAAAATATCAAACCATCTAAGAGTAGTAATTTTATTCAAACAAATTCCTTAAATTTTTCGAAGCATTTTATCAAAAATTTAGTAAATAAATTCTCCAATCTTAAATTTATTTAAATTATTTTATACATATTATTAACATTAAATTTATATGGATAAGTTTTTATAATTCAAAAAGTAAAGTTTCAAATTTACCTAAAATAAGAGCTTTGAAAATTATCAAAAGAGAGTAAATTTACAAATATAAAAAAGTTTGAAAATTATAGTTTTCAATATAAAATATAAAATAAGTTACGATTTTACCTTTTATCTAATTATAAATAGTAAAATAAAATGTATTAAAATACTGATATCATATAAGATAAATTTCTATGCACTTTTCAAAACAAATTTAAAGATATTTAATGTATAATATTGTTTAAATTTAACAAGGTGTTTTATGAAGTTTAAATTAGATTGCAAAGAGGATTTTAACTCATCCCTACTCTTTTGGCTTACAAGATATGTTAAATTTAAGATAAGCTCTCTTTCTAATAAAGACTTAAGGGATCAAAAAGCTTTAGCATCAGTAAATTACTCTCTTACAAAAGGTGTTGAAAATATACACGAGCTTGATGGGCTTGTAAAAAAAGCAAGAAATGCTGGCATTGGCGGCGTAAATACTTATTTTAATCCACTTAAAAAGATATATGAACAACTTTTGATTTACAATTTAGATAGTTTAAAACAGATTGATGAAGAGTTATTAAGTGAAATTCTAGCAAGTGCAACAGGAGCATTAAGCGATGCTAGTAAAAAAAACTATAGGATAAGCGTTATAAATTTTTTTAGTTTTTTAGATAAACAAAATGAAGAAAATGGCTCTGCTCATATTTTTGATATAGAGCTTAAAAACTGGGGTGGTATTAGTGGAAATAGTGGCAATAAACTGCCTGAATATATGAGCGAAGATGAAGCCAAAAGATTTTTAAATGCAATCGATGAGAGTGATTTTAAAACAAATACCCCTAGAAACAGATGTATCATAAAACTTATTTTATTTACTGGAATTAGGGTTAGTGAGGCTTTAAATTTAAAAAGAAAAGATATCGTAGAAGATGGCGATCTTTTTGTCATAAGGATAAGAGGCAAAGGCAATAAATACCGCATTGTTATGATAAAACAACACTTGATAAGTGAGTATTTAAATTTACTTGAAACAAATTATAACAACAAAGAAGGTTTTCTTTTTATAAATAAAAATGGCGGTCGTTTAACACAAGCTTATGTAAGTAGGATTGTAGAGCAAATTTTATTTAAAGCCGGCATTAGAAAAGAAAAAAATGGCGCTCATATGCTTCGCCACACTTTTGCTACAATGCTTTATAAAAAACAAAAAGACTTAGTTTTGATACAAGAAGCTTTGGGACATGCTAGTTTAAATACATCTAGAATTTATACCCATTTTGACTCACAAAAGCTAAAATTAGCAGCAAAAATTGCAGAAGATTTAAATGAACAATAAATATAAAATAAAGTTAAATTTATATAAAATATCAAATTCATTTTACTATGTAGGTTTTAAATTTGAGTCCAGATAGATCACTTTTTTATGTTTGCTCTTTGCTTATTACAATAGGTATAATTTTTTCTTTTTCTTTGCCTATATATTTTGTTGCAAGAAATGATTACCCGATGTATCACTTTTTATTAAGGCAGTTTGTAGCTGGAAGTTTATCTATATTTATAATGTGGTTTTTATCTAGGCTTGATCCAGATAAGTGGCTTTTTAGGATAGGAGTTTTATTTTTTATAATTTTTACTATTTTAATGATTTCGATGCCTTTTATGCCCTCTTCTATCGCTAGAGTTGTAAATGGTGCAAAAAGATGGATTCATACTCCATTTTTTGCCATATCACCTGTTGAATTTTTTAAAATAGGTTTTATATATTGTCTTGCATGGAGTTTTTCAAGAAAGATTGATGGTAGTAAAAAAAGCTTTAAAACCGAGATAAAAATTTTGATACCTTACATACTTTTATTTTTATTTTATGTATTTTTAATAGCTTTTATGCAAAATGATCTCGGACAAATTGCCGTTTTAGCCGTTATACTTATATTTTTGGCACTTTTTGCAGGAACTAGTTTCAAGCTTTTTATGATGGGTTTTATCCTTTCTATTGGAGTTGCAGTTGTTGCGATATTATCCACAAGCCATAGGCTTAATCGTATAATAAACTGGTGGGCTTATGCTCAAGATATTTTTTTAAAGTTTTTGCCTGATGATTTGGCCAGTCATTTAAGAGTGGAAGTTGTATTAGAGCAAACCGGACAAGTTGCAAATTCACTAAATGCTATCAAATATGGCTCTATTTACGGACAAGGTTTTGGTTTTGGAAGTTATAAACTTGGTTTTTTGCCAGATGTTCATACAGACTTTGTGCTTGCTGGGATTAGCGAAGAGATAGGATTTGTTGGTTTTAGCTTTATTGCTTTTTTAATGTTTATAGTTATATTTTTGATACTTAAAATTTCTGCAAGAAGCGAAAATAAGGTTTATCATCTATTTTCTTTGGGTATTGCTCTTATGATTTTTACAGCTTTTATAATAAACTCTTATGGTGTAAGCTCTATAATCCCGCTTAAAGGAATTCCTGTGCCATTTTTAAGCTATGGGGGTAGCTCACTTCTTGCAACAAGTATTGGTATTGGAATGGTTTTGATGCTTGCAAAGAAAACTTCAAAAAAGGTTAGAGATGATAGCAATTAGCGGTGGCGGAACTGGCGGGCATTTGATTATAGCTAAAACTCTTTGCGAAGAGTTAAATAAAAGAGGCGAAAAAACTATTTTTATAGGTTCGCAAAACGGACAAGATAAACTTTGGTTTGAAAATGACAATGGTTTTAGGCATAAATATTTTTTACCAAGTAGTGGAGTTGTGGATAAAAAAGGCTTTTCTAAGCTTTTTTCTTTATTAAATACTATAAAACTTTCATTTAAATGTATGAGTATTTTTAGAGAGCATAGCATAAAAAAAATAGTTTGTGTTGGTGGATATAGTGCCGCTCCTGCTGCATTTGCTGGAATTTTAACAAAAAAAGAAATTTATATACACGAGCAAAACGCAGTTACTGGAAAGTTAAATAAATTTATAAAAAAATTTGCCAAAAAGTTTTTTAGTTCTTATGAGGGTAAATTTTATAGTTATCCTGTAAATTTGAAGTTTTTTGAATCCGCAAGAGTGCGAAATGAGCTAAAAACTATAATGTTTTTAGGCGGCTCTCAGGGGGCTAAATTTATAAATTCTCTAGCATTAGAATTAGCTTTAAGCCTAAAAGAAAAAAATATAAAAATAATCCATCAGTGTGGCTTGAGAGAATTTGATGAAATAAAACAAAAATACGAAAAACTTGGAGTAGAAGCTGAAGTTTTTGCTTTTTCCAAAAATATAGAAGAAAGTATGAAAAAAGCAGATCTTTGCATAAGTAGAGCTGGGGCAAGTTCGCTTTGGGAACTTTGTGCAAACAGGCTTCCTTGTATTTTTATACCTTTTCCATTTGCCGCTAAAAACCATCAGTTTTATAATGCCAAGTTTTTATATGAAAAAAATCTTTGTGTTTTAATAGAGCAAAAAAATGTAGATAAAAACACTGTTTTACGACACATTGACAATATAAATTTAGCCAAAATTTCTAGCGGATTAGCAAATATTATAGAAAAAAATGGAGCCAAAATAATAGTTGATGAAATTTTGGCTTAACTTAGCTAAACGCTAAATTTATTTAAATCATCTTCTAAATTTTTAGTTACTAAGTTTAGTTTGTTTGCTATATCAACTAGTTGTTTTGAAATGGCTTGATTTTTGTTGCTTATTTCAACCGAATTTTTAGCTTCTTGTAAAAACTCTTTTATAAAAGATGATATTTCTATAATCTTTGATTCTATTTCTTTTGCTATCTCTATGGCATTTTGAGTAGTTTGTTCAGATATTTTAGCTTTAGATGATAGCTCATTTGCATTTTCATTTAATTTATTCATTCCATCTACATTTTCCTGTAACGATGAATAAAGCGAATTGATATTTTTTATGATACTTTGTGTATTTGTATTTATATTTATTATGGATTCTTGCGTTTTTTCGGCTAATTTTCTAACTTCATCAGCAACTACCGCAAACCCTCTACCCTCGCTTCCGGCACGAGCAGCTTCTATGGCAGCATTAAGTGCTAACAACTCAGTTTGCTCTGCGATATCGCTTATTATATCTATTATATTTTTCATATCATTTGTTTGAGAAACTATGACTTGCAAGCTATTTGATATGTCTTGTTCTTTTAAACTTGCTAGGTTTATGTGATTATTTACTACCAAGAGTAAATTTAACATATTTGATAACTCATTTAATGAATCTTTATTTAGTTTATCTGCTTTTTTTGCAAGCTTTGATGAAGTAACTAGAGTTTCATCTATATTTTTAGCTATATCATATGATGCTTTGCTCTGCTCTCTTCCTTTATTTGAGCTAACAAGTAGAGTATTTGAACTATCATTTAACAATAATGTTTGATCTTCTACATCTTTTGCACTAGTTTTGGCAGTAGAAATGATTTTTTGGATGCTGGATATAAAAGAGTTTATATTTTGGCAACTCTGCCCTATTTCATCACTACTTTTTATACTTATTCTAGCACTTAAATCGCCATTTCCACTTGATAAATTTTTTGCCTTACTAAGAAGTTCTAGTATCGGTTTTATAACAACTTTTTTCAAAACAAAAATCAAAATGGCTATTGTGATAACAAAAGCTATTAATATTATTAATATAAATTTATATGAGTTTTTTGCTATATCATCATCTATTTTATCATAAGAATATGATAAATCCATAACCCCTAAAACATCTCCTTTTTTAGAAGATGTATGACACATAAGACACTCATCTTTTGCCAAAAATGGTCTTACAAGCCTTAAATGAGAGCTTCCATTATCATCTTCGGATTGTAAATTTAGATTATTTGGCTTGATAAACTGATTTTTTATTATTTCATCATTTAATACAATTTCTTTTAATCCAAAAGTTTCTATAACTGCTTTTGATGGGTATATGTTTAAATTTTCAACACCTTTTATACTACTAGCTTCATTTACAGTTTTTTCTATGATGGCTGGATCTCCTGTATTCATAGATGTTTTTACTGTTTGATATATGGACATACTTAACATATTTAAGTTATCCTCACTAGCATTTCTAGTAAAATTATAAAACTCTCTTTGTATCATAATAAAAAGAATAAAAAAGCTTACAAAAAGAACAATAACCATACTAATGATAATTTTTTTATTAATTGTGTTTAACTTAAACAAATTTTTACCTTATATTAATTTTTTATAAACCATTATCTTATCAAAAGTATTCTTAATTTTAAATTGTAGTGTAATAAAAACAGAACTTATTTAAATGAAATGTAGTTTATTTTGGGTATTTTAATTACAATATAAATAAATATTGTAATTAAAATAATTCATTTATAAATTAAACTAAATTTAAATGATATTTAGTTTAATTTCTTCGTTATTTATAATGCAAATTTTTGCATCTAAAATATTTTTTGCGATATTTTTTGCCTCACTAAGAGAGTGCATTTCGTAGCTACCGCATTGATATTTGTTTAGCTCGGGTATATCATTTTGTGTTTTTACATCTAAAACATCTTTCATACTTTTACTCCAAGCATTTATAACTTCTTCTTCACAAGGTATGCCTATAAGACTCATATAAAAGCCAGTTCTACATCCCATAGGCGAAATATCTATAATTTCAACACTATTTGAATTTAAATGCTCTCTCATAAAACCTGCAAAAAGATGCTCTAATGTATGCATTCCTTTTGGTGGCAAAATATCTACATTTGGTTTGCAAAATCTAAGATCAAAAACACTTATATCATCA is a window encoding:
- a CDS encoding flagellar basal body-associated FliL family protein codes for the protein MKVLFCLLVFLSFSFSEGINIENFETNLYSKAGKNNIRKVSLSVELIGRDLMENKGKILDSINVIISSYFVEDIMTSKGKENFKNMVLEYARKRYNVDLEAMYIIELKTISEPSMDEIIAAIRSTDICKTMENKQPHNPPQTIQNLEQKPNQSEFYNGGNSTQSPNLKEYDITKDPNFGKDFGEN
- the lolA gene encoding LolA-like outer membrane lipoprotein chaperone, whose translation is MKKISILFVFCAMVFANDLDFMSLKSDFIQTVTSGKAKIIYKGSFSATDDNKAVWNYIEPTNKTIYFGYDKVMIVEPDLEQVIVSSLKDSPNLTKILKSAKKISADEYQAIHDGITYKVKFQNSLPSVITYKDKLDNFVEIKLSNTQKDISIDRNDFIPNIPDNYDIVKN
- the secA gene encoding preprotein translocase subunit SecA is translated as MISAIRKVFGTKNDREVKKYFSKIKAINALESKYQNYSDDELKSTFNALREDIKNGKKTQNEVLNDVFAIVRESSKRVLNMRHFDVQLIGGMVLNDGKIAEMKTGEGKTLVATLPVVLNAMSGKGVHVVTVNDYLAKRDAQQMGVLYNFLGLSVGVVLNSIHDDKSRQEAYGADITYGTNNEFGFDYLRDNMKFSADQKVQREHNFVIVDEVDSILIDEARTPLIISGPTNRTLDGYIRANEVAKQMIRGEAPKTPEEKATGDFTIDEKNKTVMITEEGITKAEKLFGVENLYSLDNAILSHHLDQALKAHNIFHKDVDYVVRNGEIVIVDEFTGRLSEGRRYSEGLHQALEAKESVKIQEESQTLADITFQNYFRLYEKLSGMTGTAQTEATEFSQIYGLDVISIPTNVPVIRKDQNDLIYKTEREKFEAVIKEIRRANSNGQPVLVGTASIEKSEKLHELLVKAKIPHSVLNAKNHEKEAEIIMDAGAKGAVTIATNMAGRGVDIKISDEIKALGGLYIIGTERHESRRIDNQLRGRSGRQGDPGESRFYLSLEDNLLRIFGSDKIKNIMERLGIKDGEHIESKMVTRAVENAQKKVESLHFESRKHILEYDDVANEQRKTIYRYRNELLDENYDLSDKIKLNRSEYIANVLDNLEIFHGSIKDNFDIDGVVSIIENDCGTHIQKEDLLGLDYDDLAQKINEILEQSYEAKMSFIDMEQRKHIEKVLYLQVVDTAWREHLYQMDVLKTGIGLRGYNHKDPLVEYKKESYNLFMELVNRLKFDSIKSLQIVQFKTREDIEAEEALRKLEEKNEDIKFNKDEEQQETNSKRQPIVNKERKIRRNEPCPCGSGKKYKDCCGKSGPKKGLFA
- a CDS encoding ABC transporter permease, which gives rise to MVKYLVFKYLRFDKTQPFIMLSALLAFLGVAIGLMVLIIAMAIMNGFDKEFERKLFTMNYPITIISLTKGGINDENVNELRSKFTNLKFSPYITTQGVAKYGDRLEGVAVFGVDFKYEKDINKVVNDAIKDIKFDEFDALIGKGLSDMFLLSQNDKITLIFTKADAGGFSIMPKIKRFDVKSTFRSGLIAYDKSYVYVTNQALQKVLGYESGIYDGIHVYSKDPFNDIKTIKSQLPQNARAIGWWEQNGNFFSALKLEKRALFIVLMLIILVASLNIISSLLMTVMNRRQEIALLLALGASKSEIKKSFFFLGSVIGGGGIIIGVLLGLFGVWLLGSFDIVNLPADVYGSSKLPMELSILDFVMIVVGAIIIVAVSSYYPAKKATQVDVLQTLRNE
- a CDS encoding CPBP family intramembrane glutamic endopeptidase yields the protein MNKITTLRWFDILIITFIMFFLAIYSSTLQYFALSNEMVSLDENLSFSPSDNYIAILTEFFYLVLVYFYLKFRKFDFSVFTNRIKFNLKALFQGILIFIFIATIFDLYFILISCFLEPINLKADAVNLVKFDMSIILFALINGFFEEIFFLGICLFVKKEYIKFAFLYSLIIRFSFHTYQGVETAFVIGFVLGYIFYLLYGRIKNLVPFFVAHSIGDMIGVSMWFFMLLN
- a CDS encoding tyrosine-type recombinase/integrase, whose amino-acid sequence is MKFKLDCKEDFNSSLLFWLTRYVKFKISSLSNKDLRDQKALASVNYSLTKGVENIHELDGLVKKARNAGIGGVNTYFNPLKKIYEQLLIYNLDSLKQIDEELLSEILASATGALSDASKKNYRISVINFFSFLDKQNEENGSAHIFDIELKNWGGISGNSGNKLPEYMSEDEAKRFLNAIDESDFKTNTPRNRCIIKLILFTGIRVSEALNLKRKDIVEDGDLFVIRIRGKGNKYRIVMIKQHLISEYLNLLETNYNNKEGFLFINKNGGRLTQAYVSRIVEQILFKAGIRKEKNGAHMLRHTFATMLYKKQKDLVLIQEALGHASLNTSRIYTHFDSQKLKLAAKIAEDLNEQ
- a CDS encoding FtsW/RodA/SpoVE family cell cycle protein; translated protein: MSPDRSLFYVCSLLITIGIIFSFSLPIYFVARNDYPMYHFLLRQFVAGSLSIFIMWFLSRLDPDKWLFRIGVLFFIIFTILMISMPFMPSSIARVVNGAKRWIHTPFFAISPVEFFKIGFIYCLAWSFSRKIDGSKKSFKTEIKILIPYILLFLFYVFLIAFMQNDLGQIAVLAVILIFLALFAGTSFKLFMMGFILSIGVAVVAILSTSHRLNRIINWWAYAQDIFLKFLPDDLASHLRVEVVLEQTGQVANSLNAIKYGSIYGQGFGFGSYKLGFLPDVHTDFVLAGISEEIGFVGFSFIAFLMFIVIFLILKISARSENKVYHLFSLGIALMIFTAFIINSYGVSSIIPLKGIPVPFLSYGGSSLLATSIGIGMVLMLAKKTSKKVRDDSN
- the murG gene encoding undecaprenyldiphospho-muramoylpentapeptide beta-N-acetylglucosaminyltransferase: MIAISGGGTGGHLIIAKTLCEELNKRGEKTIFIGSQNGQDKLWFENDNGFRHKYFLPSSGVVDKKGFSKLFSLLNTIKLSFKCMSIFREHSIKKIVCVGGYSAAPAAFAGILTKKEIYIHEQNAVTGKLNKFIKKFAKKFFSSYEGKFYSYPVNLKFFESARVRNELKTIMFLGGSQGAKFINSLALELALSLKEKNIKIIHQCGLREFDEIKQKYEKLGVEAEVFAFSKNIEESMKKADLCISRAGASSLWELCANRLPCIFIPFPFAAKNHQFYNAKFLYEKNLCVLIEQKNVDKNTVLRHIDNINLAKISSGLANIIEKNGAKIIVDEILA